In Festucalex cinctus isolate MCC-2025b chromosome 5, RoL_Fcin_1.0, whole genome shotgun sequence, a single genomic region encodes these proteins:
- the sprb gene encoding sepiapterin reductase b — MSGILYANGSTLGRCMCIITGASKGFGRALAHLVSRYLKLGSVLLLVARSRALLHELKQELLQNLNGIQDISIYCTVADLSTNEGVEDTVDMARQQSLKEFDHVLLVNNAASLGDISPFENFTDLHRVNSYLALNVSSVLALTAGVLQAFPPRAGLRWSAVNCSSTFAVQALPSWVLYCTAKAAREMMFRVLAAENPNVKVLNYSPGPMDTEMQENIRRLTGIQYHLHPCRDSAAKLMRVLLDNDFVTGSHLDFFEL, encoded by the exons ATGTCTGGAATTCTTTATGCAAATGGCAGCACTTTGGGACGGTGCATGTGCATCATCACAGGAGCCTCAAAGGGATTCGGACGGGCACTTGCACACCTC GTGTCACGCTATCTCAAACTGGGCTCCGTGCTGCTCCTGGTGGCTCGCTCCAGAGCTTTGCTCCATGAGCTGAAGCAGGAACTGCTGCAAAACCTCAACGGCATCCAGGACATTTCCATTTACTGTACGGTAGCAGATCTGAGTACCAACGAGGGCGTGGAGGACACCGTGGACATGGCGAGACAGCAGAGTCTCAAAGAATTCGATCATGTGCTTCTTGTCAACAATGCTG CCTCATTGGGCGACATCTCCCCGTTCGAGAACTTCACCGATCTCCACCGGGTGAATTCCTACCTGGCCCTCAACGTGAGCTCGGTGCTAGCACTGACCGCGGGAGTGTTGCAGGCCTTTCCGCCGCGAGCTGGACTGCGATGGAGCGCGGTCAACTGCTCGTCAACGTTTGCGGTGCAGGCGCTGCCCTCCTGGGTGCTCTACTGCACCGCCAAAGCGGCCAGAGAGATGATGTTCAGGGTGCTGGCAGCCGAGAATCCCAACGTCAAAGTGCTCAACTACTCGCCGG GGCCAATGGACACAGAAATGCAGGAGAACATTCGGAGGCTGACCGGCATCCAGTATCATCTGCACCCATGCCGGGATTCTGCAGCCAAGCTAATGAGGGTTCTTTTAGACAATGACTTTGTCACGGGTTCGCACCTTGACTTCTTTGAGTTGTGA
- the lzts3b gene encoding uncharacterized protein lzts3b isoform X1 gives MGSVGSGVAGEQEFAMKSVGTRTTLPRAPPLSRRCPGDRSCSAERLPRPPATISDGTASSDERGSVSIGTATCTDRPTETASTTNTECTMAAPNNNSQLECGNAALRREWERERQRERGRDRDRDRDWDRERLDRERERERNRERERERVERERLERERERERERARERERERIERDKIERERERERERERERERERLEGERLEREREMQAAGLDVCGNVVGRGASEKNSVGVKQHQHREMVATRTDGENNPAGHNPPKIMAVSGKLEQAMQRDSGLVRPSAFKPVVPKSFHSMQNLVGQAGGAGSEGKSEARGEGFCEGRGGRRGRDGGGGESGEVPEALLLDQESPVRVSRGEGAGNPNEVVQGGMSDSGRNSLTSLPTYTGSGSGCGPPAVLGPLSASTSHINRLGMAGAAAGLDKMEKPGYQNGLCASDSGRSSSGKSSSSYQRLSHMSDAPGPLRPSPSSDDIIQDLEDRLWEKEQEVQHMRRNLDQSEAAIIQVFEEKQRVWERQMDELRQNYASRLQQVTRRAQRSQTALQAQITRLSQDKRRLQEEMAALLAQREELERKCLDYRKEQADILPRLEETKWEVCQKAGEISLLKQQLRESQAEVTQRAGEMVALRGQLKELNAQLREQEEAMLGLKESYSAKSLELEKCEADLRRTLSEVSILREKLGVFEAEVLSLKRALNEVSRGAEVVMSPNLAAAGLLPPWGIVHCQRTPGDQSASSLPPTADTLLSLQSDEAKAQRQEAQRQQREEAQWQQQQQQQRQDAHAQQDMQMRQDAHLRHEAQLRQDAHLRHEAQLRHEAQLCQEAQQRQQDAHWDEAGELRRQLEQLQAALRLERQQRERQALNFDQERHTWQDEKERVLKYQAQLQLSYVETLQKNQALEKRMSQLGTKPSAACTVPTTTVTNTSPSSSSGSPPPQSLSALSPQPPPSLPGPITLTLSPPCEDQKGPPSLHQLAPPWAGPSRLERIESTEI, from the exons ATGGGCAGTGTTGGCAGTGGGGTGGCAGGCGAGCAGGAATTTGCCATGAAGTCCGTAGGCACGAGGACCACGCTGCCCCGCGCTCCGCCTCTCTCACGCCGTTGCCCCGGTGACCGCAGCTGCAGCGCAGAGCGTCTGCCCCGCCCCCCCGCAACTATATCCGACGGGACGGCCTCTAGCGACGAGCGAGGGAGCGTTAGCATCGGTACCGCCACCTGTACCGACCGGCCCACTGAAACGGCCTCCACCACCAACACGGAATGTACCATGGCGGCGCCCAACAACAACAGCCAGCTGGAGTGCGGCAACGCGGCCCTCAGGAGGGAGTGGGAGAGGGAGAGGCAACGAGAACGGGGGAGAGACAGGGACCGGGACCGAGACTGGGACCGGGAGAGGTTGGACAGGGAGCGGGAGCGGGAGAGGAACAGGGAGAGAGAGCGGGAACGGGTGGAGAGAGAGCGACtggagcgagagcgagagagggaaCGGGAGAGGGCccgggagagggagagggagaggatCGAGAGGGACAAGATCGAAAGGGAGCGGGAGCGAGAACGggaaagagagagggagagggaacGAGAGAGGCTGGAAGGGGAGCGGCTGGAACGGGAGAGAGAGATGCAGGCCGCCGGTCTGGATGTCTGCGGGAACGTCGTGGGCCGAGGAGCGAGCGAGAAGAACAGTGTTGGGGTGAAGCAGCATCAGCACAGAGAGATGGTAGCGACCAGAACCGATGGTGAAAACAACCCAGCCGGACACAACCCACCCAAGATCATGGCGGTGTCAGGAAAACTGGAGCAG GCAATGCAGAGAGACTCGGGCCTTGTCCGTCCCTCTGCCTTCAAACCGGTGGTTCCAAAGAGTTTCCACTCCATGCAGAACCTTGTGGGCCAGGCGGGTGGGGCTGGGAGCGAGGGCAAAAGCGAGGCGAGGGGCGAAGGATTCTGTGAGGGGAGAGGTGGCAGGAGAGGCAGGGATGGTGGAGGGGGAGAGTCAGGAGAGGTGCCAGAAGCCCTGCTCCTGGACCAGGAAAGTCCAGTGAGGGTCAGCAGAGGCGAGGGAGCGGGAAATCCTAATGAGGTGGTTCAGGGGGGTATGTCCGACTCAGGCAGGAACTCTCTGACCAGCCTGCCAACCTACACCGGGTCGGGCTCTGGTTGTGGACCTCCGGCCGTACTGGGGCCGCTAAGTGCTTCCACAAGCCACATCAACAGGTTGGGCATGGCTGGGGCGGCAGCGGGCTTGGACAAGATGGAAAAGCCCGGCTACCAG aACGGGCTTTGTGCATCAGACAGCGGTCGATCTTCATCGGGGAAGAGCTCCTCATCCTATCAGAGGCTGAGTCACATGAGTGACGCACCGGGACCGTTACGCCCCTCCCCTTCCTCGGATGACATCATTCAGGACCTGGAGGACCGCTTGTGGGAGAAAGAGCAAGAG GTGCAGCACATGCGCCGTAACCTGGACCAAAGTGAGGCCGCCATCATTCAGGTGTTTGAGGAGAAACAGCGCGTGTGGGAGCGACAGATGGACGAGCTGAGACAGAACTATGCCTCGCGCTTGCAGCAG GTCACGCGGCGCGCACAGCGCTCGCAGACCGCCCTGCAGGCCCAGATAACCCGTTTGTCCCAAGACAAGAGAAGACTCCAAGAGGAGATGGCGGCCCTGCTTGCCCAGCGAGAGGAGCTGGAGAGGAAGTGTTTGGACTACAGGAAGGAGCAGGCTGACATATTGCCACGTCTGGAGGAGACCAAGTGGGAG GTGTGTCAGAAGGCCGGCGAGATCTCGCTGCTGAAGCAGCAGCTGAGGGAAAGTCAAGCTGAGGTGACGCAGCGGGCCGGAGAGATGGTGGCCCTGAGGGGCCAGCTCAAGGAGCTCAACGCCCAGCTGAGGGAGCAGGAGGAGGCCATGCTCGGACTGAAGGAGTCCTACAGCGCCAAGAGTTTGGAGCTGGAGAAATGCGAGGCGGACTTGAGAAGGACTCTGTCCGAG gTGTCCATTCTGCGAGAGAAGCTTGGTGTTTTCGAGGCGGAGGTGTTGAGTCTAAAACGAGCCCTGAATGAGGTCAGCAGAGGAGCCGAGGTTGTCATGAGCCCAAACCTAGCTGCCGCGGGCCTCTTGCCACCCTGGGGAATCGTCCACTGCCAGCGAACTCCCGGCGACCAATCCGCCAGCTCCCTCCCCCCTACGGCCGACACCCTGCTGAGCCTTCAGAGTGACGAAGCCAAAGCCCAGCGGCAGGAGGCTCAGAGGCAGCAACGCGAGGAAGCGCAgtggcaacagcagcagcagcagcagcgtcaGGACGCCCACGCGCAGCAGGACATGCAGATGCGGCAGGACGCTCACCTGCGCCACGAAGCCCAGCTCCGTCAGGACGCGCACCTCCGCCACGAGGCCCAGCTCCGCCACGAGGCCCAGCTCTGCCAGGAGGCCCAGCAGCGGCAGCAGGACGCTCACTGGGATGAGGCGGGAGAGCTGCGCCGACAGCTGGAGCAGCTGCAGGCCGCCCTGCGCCTGGAGCGGCAGCAGCGCGAGCGCCAGGCCCTCAACTTCGACCAGGAGCGACACACCTGGCAGGACGAGAAGGAGCGGGTGTTGAAATACCAGGCCCAGTTGCAGCTGAGCTACGTGGAGACCCTGCAGAAGAACCAGGCTTTGGAGAAGCGGATGAGCCAGCTGGGAACCAAACCCAGCGCCGCGTGCACCGTCCCCACCACCACTGTCACCAACACCTCCCCGTCCTCGTCCTCCGGTTCCCCGCCTCCGCAATCTCTCTCCGCTCTTTCTCCTCAACCGCCACCATCTCTCCCCGGCCCCATCACCCTCACCCTGTCCCCGCCCTGTGAAGACCAGAAGGGCCCGCCTTCTCTCCACCAACTTGCCCCTCCCTGGGCAGGACCTTCACGCCTGGAGAGGATAGAGTCAACCGAAATTTAA
- the lzts3b gene encoding uncharacterized protein lzts3b isoform X2, whose amino-acid sequence MKSVGTRTTLPRAPPLSRRCPGDRSCSAERLPRPPATISDGTASSDERGSVSIGTATCTDRPTETASTTNTECTMAAPNNNSQLECGNAALRREWERERQRERGRDRDRDRDWDRERLDRERERERNRERERERVERERLERERERERERARERERERIERDKIERERERERERERERERERLEGERLEREREMQAAGLDVCGNVVGRGASEKNSVGVKQHQHREMVATRTDGENNPAGHNPPKIMAVSGKLEQAMQRDSGLVRPSAFKPVVPKSFHSMQNLVGQAGGAGSEGKSEARGEGFCEGRGGRRGRDGGGGESGEVPEALLLDQESPVRVSRGEGAGNPNEVVQGGMSDSGRNSLTSLPTYTGSGSGCGPPAVLGPLSASTSHINRLGMAGAAAGLDKMEKPGYQNGLCASDSGRSSSGKSSSSYQRLSHMSDAPGPLRPSPSSDDIIQDLEDRLWEKEQEVQHMRRNLDQSEAAIIQVFEEKQRVWERQMDELRQNYASRLQQVTRRAQRSQTALQAQITRLSQDKRRLQEEMAALLAQREELERKCLDYRKEQADILPRLEETKWEVCQKAGEISLLKQQLRESQAEVTQRAGEMVALRGQLKELNAQLREQEEAMLGLKESYSAKSLELEKCEADLRRTLSEVSILREKLGVFEAEVLSLKRALNEVSRGAEVVMSPNLAAAGLLPPWGIVHCQRTPGDQSASSLPPTADTLLSLQSDEAKAQRQEAQRQQREEAQWQQQQQQQRQDAHAQQDMQMRQDAHLRHEAQLRQDAHLRHEAQLRHEAQLCQEAQQRQQDAHWDEAGELRRQLEQLQAALRLERQQRERQALNFDQERHTWQDEKERVLKYQAQLQLSYVETLQKNQALEKRMSQLGTKPSAACTVPTTTVTNTSPSSSSGSPPPQSLSALSPQPPPSLPGPITLTLSPPCEDQKGPPSLHQLAPPWAGPSRLERIESTEI is encoded by the exons ATGAAGTCCGTAGGCACGAGGACCACGCTGCCCCGCGCTCCGCCTCTCTCACGCCGTTGCCCCGGTGACCGCAGCTGCAGCGCAGAGCGTCTGCCCCGCCCCCCCGCAACTATATCCGACGGGACGGCCTCTAGCGACGAGCGAGGGAGCGTTAGCATCGGTACCGCCACCTGTACCGACCGGCCCACTGAAACGGCCTCCACCACCAACACGGAATGTACCATGGCGGCGCCCAACAACAACAGCCAGCTGGAGTGCGGCAACGCGGCCCTCAGGAGGGAGTGGGAGAGGGAGAGGCAACGAGAACGGGGGAGAGACAGGGACCGGGACCGAGACTGGGACCGGGAGAGGTTGGACAGGGAGCGGGAGCGGGAGAGGAACAGGGAGAGAGAGCGGGAACGGGTGGAGAGAGAGCGACtggagcgagagcgagagagggaaCGGGAGAGGGCccgggagagggagagggagaggatCGAGAGGGACAAGATCGAAAGGGAGCGGGAGCGAGAACGggaaagagagagggagagggaacGAGAGAGGCTGGAAGGGGAGCGGCTGGAACGGGAGAGAGAGATGCAGGCCGCCGGTCTGGATGTCTGCGGGAACGTCGTGGGCCGAGGAGCGAGCGAGAAGAACAGTGTTGGGGTGAAGCAGCATCAGCACAGAGAGATGGTAGCGACCAGAACCGATGGTGAAAACAACCCAGCCGGACACAACCCACCCAAGATCATGGCGGTGTCAGGAAAACTGGAGCAG GCAATGCAGAGAGACTCGGGCCTTGTCCGTCCCTCTGCCTTCAAACCGGTGGTTCCAAAGAGTTTCCACTCCATGCAGAACCTTGTGGGCCAGGCGGGTGGGGCTGGGAGCGAGGGCAAAAGCGAGGCGAGGGGCGAAGGATTCTGTGAGGGGAGAGGTGGCAGGAGAGGCAGGGATGGTGGAGGGGGAGAGTCAGGAGAGGTGCCAGAAGCCCTGCTCCTGGACCAGGAAAGTCCAGTGAGGGTCAGCAGAGGCGAGGGAGCGGGAAATCCTAATGAGGTGGTTCAGGGGGGTATGTCCGACTCAGGCAGGAACTCTCTGACCAGCCTGCCAACCTACACCGGGTCGGGCTCTGGTTGTGGACCTCCGGCCGTACTGGGGCCGCTAAGTGCTTCCACAAGCCACATCAACAGGTTGGGCATGGCTGGGGCGGCAGCGGGCTTGGACAAGATGGAAAAGCCCGGCTACCAG aACGGGCTTTGTGCATCAGACAGCGGTCGATCTTCATCGGGGAAGAGCTCCTCATCCTATCAGAGGCTGAGTCACATGAGTGACGCACCGGGACCGTTACGCCCCTCCCCTTCCTCGGATGACATCATTCAGGACCTGGAGGACCGCTTGTGGGAGAAAGAGCAAGAG GTGCAGCACATGCGCCGTAACCTGGACCAAAGTGAGGCCGCCATCATTCAGGTGTTTGAGGAGAAACAGCGCGTGTGGGAGCGACAGATGGACGAGCTGAGACAGAACTATGCCTCGCGCTTGCAGCAG GTCACGCGGCGCGCACAGCGCTCGCAGACCGCCCTGCAGGCCCAGATAACCCGTTTGTCCCAAGACAAGAGAAGACTCCAAGAGGAGATGGCGGCCCTGCTTGCCCAGCGAGAGGAGCTGGAGAGGAAGTGTTTGGACTACAGGAAGGAGCAGGCTGACATATTGCCACGTCTGGAGGAGACCAAGTGGGAG GTGTGTCAGAAGGCCGGCGAGATCTCGCTGCTGAAGCAGCAGCTGAGGGAAAGTCAAGCTGAGGTGACGCAGCGGGCCGGAGAGATGGTGGCCCTGAGGGGCCAGCTCAAGGAGCTCAACGCCCAGCTGAGGGAGCAGGAGGAGGCCATGCTCGGACTGAAGGAGTCCTACAGCGCCAAGAGTTTGGAGCTGGAGAAATGCGAGGCGGACTTGAGAAGGACTCTGTCCGAG gTGTCCATTCTGCGAGAGAAGCTTGGTGTTTTCGAGGCGGAGGTGTTGAGTCTAAAACGAGCCCTGAATGAGGTCAGCAGAGGAGCCGAGGTTGTCATGAGCCCAAACCTAGCTGCCGCGGGCCTCTTGCCACCCTGGGGAATCGTCCACTGCCAGCGAACTCCCGGCGACCAATCCGCCAGCTCCCTCCCCCCTACGGCCGACACCCTGCTGAGCCTTCAGAGTGACGAAGCCAAAGCCCAGCGGCAGGAGGCTCAGAGGCAGCAACGCGAGGAAGCGCAgtggcaacagcagcagcagcagcagcgtcaGGACGCCCACGCGCAGCAGGACATGCAGATGCGGCAGGACGCTCACCTGCGCCACGAAGCCCAGCTCCGTCAGGACGCGCACCTCCGCCACGAGGCCCAGCTCCGCCACGAGGCCCAGCTCTGCCAGGAGGCCCAGCAGCGGCAGCAGGACGCTCACTGGGATGAGGCGGGAGAGCTGCGCCGACAGCTGGAGCAGCTGCAGGCCGCCCTGCGCCTGGAGCGGCAGCAGCGCGAGCGCCAGGCCCTCAACTTCGACCAGGAGCGACACACCTGGCAGGACGAGAAGGAGCGGGTGTTGAAATACCAGGCCCAGTTGCAGCTGAGCTACGTGGAGACCCTGCAGAAGAACCAGGCTTTGGAGAAGCGGATGAGCCAGCTGGGAACCAAACCCAGCGCCGCGTGCACCGTCCCCACCACCACTGTCACCAACACCTCCCCGTCCTCGTCCTCCGGTTCCCCGCCTCCGCAATCTCTCTCCGCTCTTTCTCCTCAACCGCCACCATCTCTCCCCGGCCCCATCACCCTCACCCTGTCCCCGCCCTGTGAAGACCAGAAGGGCCCGCCTTCTCTCCACCAACTTGCCCCTCCCTGGGCAGGACCTTCACGCCTGGAGAGGATAGAGTCAACCGAAATTTAA